The following nucleotide sequence is from Desulfovibrio desulfuricans.
GACGAGGTTGTTCCCAGTTCCGCGACTCCGCCGCCGGGCAAAATCCGCGATATCAACGCCCACAGCATTGCAGCCCTCTGCCGCGAGGCTGGCGCGCAGCCAATGAGAGCCGGGATTGTCAACGATGACGCCGCCAAGCTCAAAGCAGCCGTGACCCAGCTCGCAGAAACACATGACGTGGTGGTGGTTTCCGGCGGCTCCTCAGCGGGCATGCGCGACCACACCGTGGAAATTTTTGAGTCTCTTCCCCAGGCCCAGCTGCTAGTGCACGGGGTGGCCATCAGCCCCGGCAAACCCTTTATTCTGGCCAGGGCCGTAGTCAACGGGCGCACAGTCTGCCTTGTGGGCCTGCCCGGTCACGTCACCAGCGCGCTTGTCTGCGCCCGCGTATTTCTTGCTCCCTTGCTGGAGCATCTTCAAGGCCATGCCGATTCCGCAAAACAGCCGCAGGTTCCCGCTGTGCTTACACGTTCTGTAGCTTCCGCACAGGGCAGGCGCGACTATCTGCGCGTGAAACTGCGCTCCCTGCCCAGCCAGCCCCCAACGCGGGCGCTGTCAGACAAAACCCTGCAACCGCTGTACGAGGCGGAACCCATCATGGGCGCATCGGGCCTTATTTCTGGCATTGCTGCGGCAGACGGGCTCATGGTCTGCCCTGAAAACCGCGAAGGCTACGATGCGGGCGATACCGTAATGGTGGAACTTTTTCGCTAGACCAGCACGCGTCTGGCACTATTGCTGGGAGAATTATCTTGAAGCGCAACACCTATCTGACCCTGCTGCCCCCGGAAGAAGCCCGCGCCAACTGGTTTTCATGCCTTGACGCCAAAACTTTCGCCCTTGGCGAAGAACGCATCCCTCTGGCGCAGGCCCTGCGCCGCGTGCTCAGCAGGCCCGTGGCGGCCCTGCGCTCATCCCCTGCCTTTCACGGCGCGGCTATGGACGGCATTGCCGTACATGCGGAAGATACCTTCACCGCCTCTGCCCGCACCCCATTGCGGCTCAAACTCGGCGAGCAGGCCCACTGGATCAACACCGGGCACCCCTTGCCTCTGGGCTGCAATGCCGTGGTGATGATGGAGAACATCAATACCGAGACCGAAAAGGATTCTCAGGGCGAATCGCAGTGGGCCGTTATAGAAAAAGCCGCCTTTCCCTGGCAGCACGTGCGCAAAATGGGTGAAGACATGGTGGCTACAGAGATCATCCTGCCGCCCGGCACGTGCATTGGCCCCTACGACCTTGGCGCGCTGGCGGCAGGCGGCGCGCTTGAAGTGCCAGTATTCCGCCGCCCTCGTGTTTCCATCATCCCCAGCGGGTCGGAAATTGTGCCGCTTGTGGACGCGCGGGAGGAAGACCTGCGCGCAGGCCGTGTGCTGCCCGAATTCAATTCACTGATTTTTTCGGCCATGATTACGGAGGCCGGGGGCGAAGCCGCCACCCTGCCTGTTGTTCCTGACGACCCAGAGGCCATACGGGCCGCCATTGCCAGCGCCATTGCAACTGCCGACATGGTCATTCTCAATGCCGGGTCTTCGGCTGGCAGCCACGACTTTACAGCCCATGTGCTCGGGCAGATGGGCACTGTAGTGACGCACGGCATTTCAGTCATGCCGGGCAAACCCACGGTGCTGGCGGTGGTCAACGGCAAGCCAGTGGTGGGTGTACCGGGGTATCCGGTTTCTGCGGGCATATCCATGGAAGAATTTGTTCTGCCCCTGCTGGCCCTGTGGCAAAAGCGTGCCATGAGCGAGCGGCAAAAGATCACGGCAGTACCCTGCAATCCCCTGCCCTCGCGCCCCGGCATGGAAGAACGGCTGCGGGTCAAACTGGGCTGCGTGGGTGATACTGTTGTGGCCGTGCCACTGCCGCGCGGAGCAGGCACCATAACCAGCCTCAGCCGGGCAGATGGCATCATCCGCATTCCGCGCGACAGCGAAGGCTGCAATGCCGGGGAGCCCGTTACTGTCGAGCTGCTGCGCCCCGCCACGGCCCTCGCGGGCGCACTGCTTGCCATTGGCAGTCACGACAACACGCTTGACCTGCTGGACAGCATGCTGCGCAAGGCGCATCCGCAGTACCGGCTCACCTCGGCCCATGTGGGCTCGCTGGGCGGCATCATGGCGCTCAAGCGCGGGCAGTGCCATCTGGCGGGCAGCCATCTGCTCGACCCGGCAAGCGGCGTATATAACCGCAAGGCCATTGAAGATAATCTGGAAGAACCCACTGTGCTGCTGCGTCTGGTGGACAGGGAACAGGGCATTCTGACCGCGCCCGGCAACCCCCTTGGCATCAGCAGTATTGAAGACCTCGCCAAGCCGGGGGTGCGCTTCATCAACCGCCAGCGCGGCAGCGGAACCCGCGTACTGCTTGATTACCGCCTGAGTTGCCTTGGTATCTCGCCCACAAGCATCAACGGTTACCGCGACGAGGAATACACCCACATGAACGTTGCGGCGGCTGTGCTTTCCGGCCGGGTGGATGCCGGCCTTGCCGTGCGGGCGGCAGCCAACGCCTTGGGCCTGCCATTCACGCCCATCGGTGTTGAGGAATATGATCTGGTCATTCCCCGGCGCTTTTTTGATGGGGATGCGGTTCAGGCCCTGCTGGATGTTATCCGCAGCGAGGCATTCCGCCAGACCGTGGAGGGCATGGGCGGTTACGGCACGGAAAAAACCGGGCAGGTAATCTGGGAATACGCCGGGAAATAGGGAGTGGGATGAACGGCTAGACCTTGCCCGCCCAGTCAAAACGCTCCATCTCCGGCACGGAGAGGTCAAGGTGGAACAGCGCGCTGCTGGCTGTGCGGCTCAAAATGGCCCGCAGAGCCAGCAGCGCCATGAGGCAGGCAACCGAAGCCGGGGCCAGCGCCCCAACGCCTTCGCGCCTTGCATGCTCAAGCTCGCTGTTGCTCTGCCCCTGCGGGTAAAGCTCCTCAAGCCGCGCCTGCGGGCCTGCGTTGGCGTAGCAAAAGCCTTCGTCGCGCAATACGGAACCGTGAACAAAGGGCACGCCAGCAGCGAGCGCTGCCTGTTCCAGGGCTGTTTTGGCGCTGATGTTGTCCAGGCAGTCCAGGGCCACGTCCATACCAGCCACAAGATCGGGCAGATTGCCCTCATCGGCCACTAATCCAAGAGCTTCTGTCTCCACGTGGCTGGCAATATCCGCCAGCGCATCACGCACTACGCAAACCTTGCGCTGCCCCAGCACACGCTCGGAGCAGAACCGCTGGCGGTTGAGATTGCTCTCGTCAAACACATCGTTATCCACCAGCCGGATGATCCCCACACCGGAGCGGGCCAACAGTTCGGCCACATGCCCCCCCAGACCGCCGCAGCCCAGCACAAGTACGCGGCTATGCAGCAGCCGCGTCATTTCTTCCGCTGTGACCAGCCCGAAATTCCGGCGAAAGCGCTCCGGCCAGATGTTCTGCCCCAACAGGTAAATCATGGCAGCACGTAGCGTCAGAGCCTGGGACGCAGCCCAGAGGCGCAATCCCTCAAGGCTCACGAACAGGGTTTCCTGCATGTCGCCAGCAGGTTTTGTGGGGTATTTTGCCCGGATATAAGGGCTGAAGAACTGGTGCAGATCAGATATTGTCATGGCCAACGTGCCTAGCCTCCTCCGACAGCCGGAAAATAGGCAATACGGTCTCCGTCGCGCATGGGATCGCTCACCTTCTGCTGGCGTCCGTTGACCATGACAATTTTTATGTCTTGCGGCGGCAAACCCAGATGTTGCGCCAACTGGGCCACGGTGCTTCCTTCCGGCATTTCCACCTGCAAGCCTGTTTCCGGCACGTAGCCCGGCACATAGTCACGCAGGGTGGTGCTCAGCTTAACGGTCAGTTTCATGGACGCTCCTTGACCTCATGAGGTCTTGTCCAGTTATGCCCGCCCTGTCCGAAAACAGTCAAGCCAGCCGGGGCGCACGCCATGGCGCCGCCGTAAAACAAAATCTCTGGCCCCGCTCCGAACCAGCCGGAGCGGAGACCAATAAGGGCAACCCTACTTCTTTTCCTCAATCCAGTTGAAAACCGTCTTGAGTTCTTCGTGGGTGATGTCGAAAGTGGTGTTGTGCGGGGGCAGCTTTTCGTCAGTGAAGAAATCGGGCAGCACGTCCGCAGCCTGGGTAATGCCAGCGCGGCGGTTGAAGTCGATTTCCGTGGAAAGAATACGCTGGCCCAGCGTCACAACGTCGTCGCCGGTGAGCTTCCAGCCAAACTTGGCATTGAGCATGTCCACAATGGCGGGCAGGGCGTCCGGCACGTCAAGGATGGCAAATGCCGTGAACAGGCACAGACCCACGGAATCCACAGAGGCGGTAGCCACCTGGAGATTGCGCGAAAGCTCGATCTGACCGTCCTTCTTGAGGGGGTCAACCGTGCCGCCGCTGTTAAGGATGTTGGCCGTCACCGCGTAACCGGCGGTGTGGTCCGCGCCCATGGGCGAGGTGGCGTAGGTAACGCCCTGACCCTTGACCGCACGGGGGTCATAGGCAGGCAGGCTCTGGCCCTTGACCGCAGGCACGCGCCGCACGCCAAACACCCGGCCCGTGGTGGCCGCGCCGCAACCAACAATACGGCCAAGCGGAGAGCCATCGCTGATACCGTTCATGACATCAAGCACAGCCTTGGTGTCCCCGTAGGGGATAGCTCCGCCAGCCATAGCAACGCCCACGGCAACGCCCACGTCGATGGTGTCAACGCCGATATCATCGCACATGTAGTCGTACTTGGAGATGGCATCAATATCGCCAATGCCGGAGTGGGGGCCGAAGCACCACAGAGTTTCGTATTCGGGCCACTTGCTCTGGAACTTGCCCTTTTTGTCGGGCAAAATGCCGCTGCAACGGATCATGCAGCCGCTCATGCAGCCGTGGGCCACCTTTCCCTCGCCGCCGCGTTCCTTGGTGAGCTGATTCAAAAGCTCGCCCGAAACAGCCTCATGCTTGTCAAACTGTCCAACCGTAAAGTTGGCGGTGGGCAGGCCGCCCGCCTCGTGCAGGATGTTGACGAGCACGGCAGTGCCGTATTCGGCAAGCCCCTTGCTGGTGATGGGGTGTTCGGAAAGCGCAGTGGCAAAGCGCTTGGAAGCCTCGCGAAAAGCCTTTTCGTCAGCCAGAGGCTGGCTCTTGCCGCCCTCGGGATTCACAACGATGGCCTTGAGGCCCTTGGAACCCATTACCGCGCCGACGCCGCCGCGCCCGGCATGGCGCATGGGGCGCAGTTCGCGGTCGGTGCAGGCAATGGAAGCCGCAGTGAGCTTGAATTCGCCAGCGCGACCAATGGTGATGTAGCTGCAATCCTTGCCGTACTTTTCCACCAGTTTGGCAACAGCATCAAAGTTGTTCATTCCGGCCACTTCGGCGGGGATCAGCTTGGCGTGGTCCTTGCTCACTTCAAGCTGCCACCACTCGCCTTCCTTGGCCATGTCTTCCACAATAACAGCCAGAATGCCCAAACGGGCCAAGTGACCACCGGGCTGACCGCCCGCGTTGGATTCCTTGATGCCTTCGGTCAACGGGCTTTTGCAGCCCACGGAAATACGGTTGGCGTTGGGGC
It contains:
- a CDS encoding MoaD/ThiS family protein, which produces MKLTVKLSTTLRDYVPGYVPETGLQVEMPEGSTVAQLAQHLGLPPQDIKIVMVNGRQQKVSDPMRDGDRIAYFPAVGGG
- a CDS encoding aldehyde ferredoxin oxidoreductase C-terminal domain-containing protein — protein: MFRFLRVNMATKTCVFEEIPQEYAGLGGRALTSTIVAREVPPTCTPIGPHNKLVFAPGLLGATNSPNANRISVGCKSPLTEGIKESNAGGQPGGHLARLGILAVIVEDMAKEGEWWQLEVSKDHAKLIPAEVAGMNNFDAVAKLVEKYGKDCSYITIGRAGEFKLTAASIACTDRELRPMRHAGRGGVGAVMGSKGLKAIVVNPEGGKSQPLADEKAFREASKRFATALSEHPITSKGLAEYGTAVLVNILHEAGGLPTANFTVGQFDKHEAVSGELLNQLTKERGGEGKVAHGCMSGCMIRCSGILPDKKGKFQSKWPEYETLWCFGPHSGIGDIDAISKYDYMCDDIGVDTIDVGVAVGVAMAGGAIPYGDTKAVLDVMNGISDGSPLGRIVGCGAATTGRVFGVRRVPAVKGQSLPAYDPRAVKGQGVTYATSPMGADHTAGYAVTANILNSGGTVDPLKKDGQIELSRNLQVATASVDSVGLCLFTAFAILDVPDALPAIVDMLNAKFGWKLTGDDVVTLGQRILSTEIDFNRRAGITQAADVLPDFFTDEKLPPHNTTFDITHEELKTVFNWIEEKK
- a CDS encoding molybdopterin biosynthesis protein; this encodes MKRNTYLTLLPPEEARANWFSCLDAKTFALGEERIPLAQALRRVLSRPVAALRSSPAFHGAAMDGIAVHAEDTFTASARTPLRLKLGEQAHWINTGHPLPLGCNAVVMMENINTETEKDSQGESQWAVIEKAAFPWQHVRKMGEDMVATEIILPPGTCIGPYDLGALAAGGALEVPVFRRPRVSIIPSGSEIVPLVDAREEDLRAGRVLPEFNSLIFSAMITEAGGEAATLPVVPDDPEAIRAAIASAIATADMVILNAGSSAGSHDFTAHVLGQMGTVVTHGISVMPGKPTVLAVVNGKPVVGVPGYPVSAGISMEEFVLPLLALWQKRAMSERQKITAVPCNPLPSRPGMEERLRVKLGCVGDTVVAVPLPRGAGTITSLSRADGIIRIPRDSEGCNAGEPVTVELLRPATALAGALLAIGSHDNTLDLLDSMLRKAHPQYRLTSAHVGSLGGIMALKRGQCHLAGSHLLDPASGVYNRKAIEDNLEEPTVLLRLVDREQGILTAPGNPLGISSIEDLAKPGVRFINRQRGSGTRVLLDYRLSCLGISPTSINGYRDEEYTHMNVAAAVLSGRVDAGLAVRAAANALGLPFTPIGVEEYDLVIPRRFFDGDAVQALLDVIRSEAFRQTVEGMGGYGTEKTGQVIWEYAGK
- a CDS encoding HesA/MoeB/ThiF family protein — protein: MTISDLHQFFSPYIRAKYPTKPAGDMQETLFVSLEGLRLWAASQALTLRAAMIYLLGQNIWPERFRRNFGLVTAEEMTRLLHSRVLVLGCGGLGGHVAELLARSGVGIIRLVDNDVFDESNLNRQRFCSERVLGQRKVCVVRDALADIASHVETEALGLVADEGNLPDLVAGMDVALDCLDNISAKTALEQAALAAGVPFVHGSVLRDEGFCYANAGPQARLEELYPQGQSNSELEHARREGVGALAPASVACLMALLALRAILSRTASSALFHLDLSVPEMERFDWAGKV
- a CDS encoding molybdopterin molybdotransferase MoeA, coding for MKPFLTLQSVESVLEHIRAFPLLGEERVQLDDALGRSLAQCFSATEDLPGFDRSTVDGFACRARDVFGAQEGNPALVECVADCRMGEVPSITIEEGQAARILTGGMLPQGADCVVMVEYSRPAGGNLIEITRSQAPGDNVIFRDDDATAGSLLLQAGHRLRPQDIGLLAAFGVVEVEVRRKPLVAVLSTGDEVVPSSATPPPGKIRDINAHSIAALCREAGAQPMRAGIVNDDAAKLKAAVTQLAETHDVVVVSGGSSAGMRDHTVEIFESLPQAQLLVHGVAISPGKPFILARAVVNGRTVCLVGLPGHVTSALVCARVFLAPLLEHLQGHADSAKQPQVPAVLTRSVASAQGRRDYLRVKLRSLPSQPPTRALSDKTLQPLYEAEPIMGASGLISGIAAADGLMVCPENREGYDAGDTVMVELFR